Proteins from a genomic interval of Streptomyces sp. NBC_00820:
- a CDS encoding NADPH-dependent F420 reductase, which produces MKIGILGTGNIGKTLTRRLSVAGHEVKAANSRGPETIEADVLSSGGRAVTAAQAVADVDAVILSIPFARIPQVAPLIVKVPADTVVIDTSNYYPHRDNGIAAIEAGQAESVWAATQLGRPIVKAWNSIGAESFAHRNKPAGSADRIALPVAADSPRERDLAMALVEDTGFDAFDAGPLAQSWRQQPGTPAYCTDLTRQELPDALATADAARSPKRRRDLGLAVLQERFAAGGQPDAEYLVRLNRAIYM; this is translated from the coding sequence ATGAAGATCGGCATTCTCGGCACCGGGAACATCGGCAAGACGTTGACCAGGCGGTTGAGCGTGGCCGGGCACGAGGTAAAGGCGGCCAATTCGCGCGGCCCGGAGACGATCGAGGCGGACGTGCTGTCCTCGGGCGGACGCGCGGTGACAGCGGCGCAAGCCGTAGCGGACGTCGACGCCGTGATCCTCTCCATTCCCTTCGCCCGCATTCCGCAGGTCGCACCACTGATCGTCAAGGTGCCGGCTGACACGGTGGTCATCGACACGTCGAACTACTACCCGCACCGGGACAACGGAATCGCCGCGATCGAGGCCGGCCAGGCCGAGAGCGTGTGGGCTGCCACGCAGCTGGGCCGACCCATCGTCAAGGCGTGGAACTCGATCGGAGCCGAGTCGTTCGCGCACAGGAACAAGCCGGCGGGAAGCGCGGACCGCATCGCGCTCCCCGTCGCGGCCGACAGTCCACGAGAGCGTGACCTGGCCATGGCACTCGTCGAGGACACCGGATTCGACGCCTTTGACGCGGGGCCGCTCGCACAATCGTGGCGGCAACAGCCCGGCACCCCCGCCTACTGCACGGATCTCACCCGTCAGGAGCTGCCTGACGCACTGGCGACGGCCGACGCGGCGCGATCACCGAAGCGGCGGCGCGACCTCGGGCTCGCCGTGCTCCAGGAACGTTTCGCGGCCGGCGGGCAACCAGACGCGGAATACCTTGTCCGCCTGAACCGCGCAATTTACATGTGA
- a CDS encoding CBS domain-containing protein, protein MTLVQMQPRPASAAPVHKTVTEAMDAAGPQVCDDMSVEVALAVMAAARAGRLVVCDQGGQGTGLVTQAELTAVRDSSAYTDRVRLCDLLGDHGSIASPVTTMAEAEHAMRSRRLGALPVVDGQGNSLGVLALSR, encoded by the coding sequence TTGACGCTGGTTCAGATGCAGCCCCGCCCGGCGAGCGCCGCCCCCGTGCACAAGACGGTGACTGAGGCCATGGACGCGGCCGGGCCGCAGGTCTGTGACGACATGAGCGTAGAGGTGGCGCTGGCTGTTATGGCCGCCGCCCGCGCGGGTCGGCTGGTCGTCTGCGACCAGGGCGGCCAGGGCACCGGCCTGGTCACCCAGGCCGAACTCACCGCGGTCCGCGACAGTTCCGCTTACACGGACCGCGTCCGCCTGTGCGACCTCCTCGGCGACCACGGGTCGATCGCCTCACCCGTGACCACGATGGCCGAAGCCGAGCACGCGATGCGCTCCCGCCGGCTCGGTGCCCTGCCGGTGGTCGACGGGCAAGGCAACTCCCTGGGCGTCCTCGCCCTCTCCCGCTGA
- a CDS encoding SCO5918 family protein: protein MRCVIARFPFELTKSGVLESMKGIKPEPVTAESVTIGRRHYPVKQVGQVITRQDRRDFSAAEVLRAMTQLGFTCHTLPKAAPLGILSSLQHASAMLGTPATV from the coding sequence ATGCGCTGCGTCATCGCCCGCTTCCCCTTCGAGCTCACCAAGAGCGGCGTGCTGGAATCGATGAAGGGCATCAAGCCCGAACCGGTCACCGCCGAATCCGTGACCATCGGCCGCCGCCACTACCCCGTCAAGCAAGTCGGCCAGGTCATCACCCGCCAGGACCGCCGTGACTTCAGCGCCGCCGAAGTCCTGCGGGCCATGACCCAGCTCGGCTTCACCTGCCACACCCTCCCCAAGGCCGCGCCTCTGGGCATCCTCAGCTCGCTCCAGCACGCCTCCGCGATGCTCGGCACCCCCGCCACGGTCTGA